One part of the Sebastes fasciatus isolate fSebFas1 chromosome 8, fSebFas1.pri, whole genome shotgun sequence genome encodes these proteins:
- the LOC141772471 gene encoding glucose-induced degradation protein 8-B homolog, which produces MMSYADKPEDITKEEWMDKLNNVHIQRADMNRLIMNYLVTEGFKEAAEKFRMESGIEPSVDLDSLDERIKIREMILKGQIQEAIALINSLHPELLDTNRYLYFHLQQQHLIELIRLRETESALEFAQTQLAEQGEESRECLTEMERTLALLAFDNPEESPFGDLLNMMQRQKVWSEVNQAVLDYENRESTPKLAKLLKLLLWAQNELDQKKVKYPKMTDLSTGTIEDPK; this is translated from the exons ATGATGAGTTATGCTGACAAGCCAGAAGACATCACAAAAGAAGAGTGGATGGACAAATTGAACAATGTTCACATACAGAGGGCGGACATGAACCGGCTCATTATGAACTACCTGGTGACAG AGGGATTCAAAGAAGCAGCGGAGAAGTTTCGGATGGAGTCTGGGATCGAGCCAAGTGTGGACCTGGACTCTTTGGATGAAAGGATAAAGATTAGAGAGATGATCCTGAAGGGACAGATACAGGAAGCTATTGCACTCATCAACAGCCTACACCCAGAGCTGCTCGACACCAATCGATACTTGTATTTTCATCTGCAG CAGCAACATTTGATTGAGTTAATCAGGCTAAGAGAGACTGAGTCAGCGCTGGAGTTTGCCCAGACGCAGCTGGCCGAGCAGGGGGAGGAGAGCCGCGAGTGTctgacagagatggagagaacaCTAGCCCTCCTAGCCTTTGATAACCCAGAAGAGTCGCCCTTTGGAGATCTGCTCAACATGATGCAGCGGCAAAAG GTGTGGAGTGAGGTGAACCAAGCTGTGCTGGACTATGAAAACAGGGAGTCGACGCCCAAACTGGCGAAACTCCTGAAGTTACTGCTGTGGGCACAGAATGAGCTGGACCAGAAGAAGGTGAAATACCCCAAAATGACTGACCTAAGCACGGGCACCATCGAGGACCCCAAGTGA
- the LOC141772469 gene encoding voltage-gated purine nucleotide uniporter SLC17A9-like, translating to MADKHTSGDGRNNLSSSLLDCKVYAASGSTKKESEDRNLWPRALAQKWTVMLFLGSCLLYCARMAMPICAVSMAASFHWSKIDTGLVLGGFFWGYCFTQILGGHASDKVGGERVLLISAVSWALITAATPLLAHSGSHTLALMTMARFLMGVMQGVYFPSLASLCSQRIVEGERGFLMSAMNSGSNLGTLLAGGMGSLMLDQYGWESMFYSIGFMAGLWALSVWLCLLKGSEAAHKRMETSKDPQWSLSRTHWLSLLKKPPVWAMVFTHMCGSCTFYTLLSWLPTYFEETFPHALGSVYNVVPWLVAIPSALIGGYMSDFIIKKGCGVLLVRKTMQFLSMGVSSMFIISLSGAVTFRSAVIFVSASIGLSTFGTSGVGVNVQDLTPSCAGALYGFMNMMGAFMGLVMVSVSGYLIEVTQSWTTVFSLITLVNTTGLCVFLIFGDARRVDLEDYKQGVI from the exons ATGGCTGACAAGCACACATCAGGAGACGGCAGGAATAACCTCAGTAGTTCTTTACTGGATTGTAAGGTTTATGCAGCCAGTGGTTCCACCAAAAAGGAGTCAGAAGACCGGAATCTGTGGCCCAG AGCGTTGGCACAAAAATGGACCGTGATGCTGTTTTTGGGCAGCTGCCTCCTCTACTGCGCCAGGATGGCCATGCCGATCTGTGCAGTGTCAATGGCAGCCTCTTTCCACTGGAGTAAGATCGATACTGGGCTGGTTCTGGGCGGATTCTTCTGGGGTTACTGTTTCACACAGATCCTGGGAGGACATGCCAGTGACAA GGTGGGAGGAGAGCGCGTCCTGTTAATCTCTGCAGTCTCGTGGGCTCTGATCACAGCTGCTACTCCTCTTCTGGCCCACTCAGGCTCTCACACACTCGCTCTCATGACTATGGCCAGATTCCTCATGGGAGTAATGCAGG GTGTTTATTTCCCGTCTTTGGCCAGCCTTTGCTCACAGCGTATagtggaaggagagagagggttTTTAATGAGTGCCATGAACAGCGGTTCCAATCTTGG AACATTGCTAGCAGGTGGGATGGGGTCGCTGATGCTGGACCAGTACGGCTGGGAAAGCATGTTCTACAGTATTGGTTTCATGGCCGGACTCTGGGCACTCAGTGTTTGGCTGTGTTTACTAAAAG GTTCAGAAGCTGCCCACAAGCGGATGGAAACAAGTAAAGACCCACAATGGAGTTTGTCAAGAACACACTGGCTGAGTCTTTTGAAGAAGCCTCCTGTCTG GGCCATGGTGTTTACTCACATGTGTGGATCCTGCACTTTCTACACGTTATTGTCATGGTTGCCAACATACTTTGAAGAAACATTTCCACATGCACTG GGGTCGGTGTATAATGTAGTTCCATGGCTTGTTGCAATTCCGTCTGCACTGATTGGAGGATATATGTCAGATTTTATCATCAAAAAAG GATGTGGTGTATTATTGGTGAGAAAGACAATGCAG TTCCTTTCCATGGGCGTATCGAGTATGTTTATAATATCTCTGTCTGGAGCTGTCACATTTCGCTCTGCTGTGATTTTCGTCTCTGCATCTATTGGTCTATCCACATTCGGCACCAG TGGTGTCGGAGTGAATGTACAGGATCTCACCCCATCATGTGCTGGTGCCCTCTATG GTTTTATGAATATGATGGGAGCTTTCATGG GACTGGTGATGGTCTCTGTGTCGGGTTACCTGATCGAGGTCACGCAGTCGTGGACTACCGTGTTCTCCCTCATCACGTTAGTGAATACCACAGGCCTCTGTGTTTTCCTCATCTTCGGAGATGCTCGTCGTGTCGACCTGGAAGATTACAAGCAGGGTGTGATTTGA